In Caldicellulosiruptor morganii, the following proteins share a genomic window:
- a CDS encoding DUF512 domain-containing protein produces MLKISNIHHSSLAQKCGLKAGDIVLKINDWEINDIIDYLYYSREEKLVIEYLRDNKLYRVGLINRKLKPLGIEFEYEMVRRCANRCIFCFIDQLPRGMRKTLYIKDDDTALSILSGNYITLTNLTEKDFERIVKFHLSPLKISVHTTNPGLREFILKNPKASLILDQLEYLAEHRIEFDAQIVLMKGINDKFELDRTISDLSRFYPCIRSIAVVPVGLTKYREGLFALEPFSKDDAKEVLNQIAKWQQKFKQEFGTKLVFASDEFYIKAQKKIPNYEFYEDFRQIENGVGLLALFKRQFLAALNKLKPDYNVKKHITLVTGVSAYDFLKKLMKVFNRKFPNIRVDIVKIVNNFFGHTITVAGLLTGKDIIEQLQNVDIGDYILIPSCALNHENRFLDDIHIDQIRDRFGRAVFPVENHGRKLLYYLLKGGEED; encoded by the coding sequence ATGCTAAAAATTTCTAATATACATCACAGCAGCCTGGCACAGAAGTGTGGTTTGAAAGCAGGGGATATAGTTTTAAAAATAAATGACTGGGAGATAAATGATATAATTGACTATTTATACTATTCCAGGGAAGAAAAACTTGTAATTGAGTATTTGAGAGATAATAAGCTTTATAGAGTTGGACTTATAAACAGAAAATTAAAGCCGCTTGGAATAGAGTTTGAATATGAAATGGTAAGAAGATGTGCAAACAGGTGTATATTCTGCTTTATTGACCAGCTTCCCAGAGGTATGAGAAAGACTCTTTATATAAAGGATGATGATACAGCACTTTCAATTTTGAGTGGCAATTACATTACGCTTACTAACCTGACTGAAAAGGATTTTGAAAGGATAGTTAAATTTCATTTAAGTCCTCTGAAAATATCTGTTCACACAACCAATCCGGGTTTGAGAGAGTTTATATTGAAAAATCCAAAGGCTTCATTGATTTTGGATCAGCTTGAGTATTTAGCAGAGCACCGAATTGAGTTTGATGCCCAGATTGTCCTTATGAAAGGGATAAATGATAAATTTGAACTTGACAGGACAATTTCTGATTTGTCACGATTTTATCCCTGCATTCGATCCATTGCGGTTGTACCGGTTGGGCTTACAAAGTACCGCGAGGGGTTGTTTGCTCTTGAGCCTTTTTCTAAGGATGATGCAAAGGAGGTTTTAAATCAGATAGCAAAATGGCAGCAGAAGTTCAAACAGGAGTTTGGCACAAAGCTTGTATTTGCCTCCGATGAGTTTTATATAAAAGCTCAAAAAAAGATTCCAAATTATGAGTTTTACGAAGATTTCAGACAGATAGAAAATGGAGTGGGTTTGCTTGCTCTATTTAAAAGACAATTTTTGGCAGCTTTGAACAAATTAAAGCCAGATTACAATGTTAAAAAACATATAACACTTGTGACGGGTGTTTCGGCGTATGACTTTTTGAAAAAGCTGATGAAAGTGTTTAACAGAAAATTTCCAAACATCAGAGTTGATATTGTAAAAATTGTAAATAATTTTTTTGGACATACCATTACAGTTGCAGGGCTTCTTACAGGGAAGGACATAATTGAACAGCTGCAAAATGTTGATATAGGTGATTATATTTTGATTCCCTCGTGTGCACTCAATCATGAAAACAGATTCCTGGATGATATTCATATAGACCAGATAAGAGATAGATTTGGCAGAGCAGTTTTTCCTGTTGAGAATCACGGCAGAAAATTGCTTTACTATCTTCTGAAGGGTGGTGAAGAGGATTGA
- the der gene encoding ribosome biogenesis GTPase Der: MKPTVAIVGRPNVGKSTLFNRLIGERRAIVDDTPGITRDRIVGETEWRGISFNVIDTGGIEPYSEDIILKQMRRQAQFAIDMSDVIIFMVDGKTGLTDADREVANMLRVSRKPIVLAVNKIDNISEQPVIYEFYSLGLSDPIPMSAEHGTGVGDVLDAVVNYFGEMGINEIEEDSIKVAIIGKPNTGKSSLVNYILGEERVIVSDIPGTTRDAIDSQVEFEGRLLTLIDTAGLRRKSKIYDNIERYSMLRTLSAIERSDICIILIDGTEPVSEQDAKIAGYAYEAGKGCIIAVNKWDAVEKDEKTADEYRMQIEEKLSFLKFAPILFISAKTGFRVKKLLETVLYVYENYTRRITTGQINDVLAEATTIYQPPSDKGKQLKIYYMTQVGEKPPKIAIFVNDKDLFHFSYQRYIENYLRKTFDFTGVPIIFLIKEKGEKA; encoded by the coding sequence TTGAAACCGACCGTGGCAATAGTAGGAAGACCAAATGTAGGAAAGTCCACACTTTTCAATAGATTGATTGGAGAAAGGCGTGCTATTGTGGATGACACCCCGGGTATTACGCGCGACAGAATTGTAGGCGAGACAGAATGGCGCGGGATTTCTTTTAATGTGATAGACACCGGTGGTATTGAACCCTATTCGGAGGACATAATCTTAAAACAGATGAGGCGTCAGGCACAGTTTGCCATTGATATGTCTGATGTGATAATCTTCATGGTGGATGGCAAGACCGGTCTTACTGATGCGGACAGAGAGGTTGCAAACATGCTGAGGGTTTCAAGAAAACCCATCGTACTTGCAGTGAACAAAATTGACAACATCTCGGAACAGCCAGTTATTTACGAATTTTACAGCTTAGGGCTTTCTGATCCGATTCCTATGTCAGCTGAGCATGGCACAGGAGTTGGGGATGTATTGGATGCGGTTGTTAATTACTTTGGTGAAATGGGAATAAATGAAATAGAGGAAGATTCAATAAAGGTTGCTATAATAGGAAAGCCAAATACAGGAAAGTCCTCTCTTGTAAACTATATTCTTGGCGAGGAGAGGGTGATTGTAAGCGATATTCCTGGCACAACCCGCGATGCTATAGACTCTCAGGTTGAATTTGAAGGCAGGCTTTTGACACTTATTGACACAGCAGGGCTCAGAAGAAAAAGCAAGATTTATGACAATATTGAACGATACAGTATGCTGAGGACTCTTTCGGCAATAGAAAGAAGTGACATTTGCATTATACTTATTGATGGCACAGAACCGGTTTCTGAGCAGGATGCGAAGATTGCCGGGTATGCATATGAGGCAGGTAAGGGGTGTATTATTGCGGTTAATAAATGGGATGCTGTTGAAAAGGATGAAAAAACAGCTGATGAGTACAGGATGCAGATTGAAGAGAAGCTGAGCTTTCTTAAGTTTGCACCCATTTTGTTCATCTCTGCAAAGACAGGTTTCAGGGTAAAAAAACTTCTTGAGACAGTTTTGTATGTATACGAAAATTACACAAGAAGAATCACAACAGGGCAGATAAACGACGTTCTGGCAGAGGCTACCACAATATACCAGCCACCAAGTGATAAGGGCAAGCAGCTCAAAATTTACTACATGACACAGGTTGGAGAAAAGCCACCCAAAATTGCTATATTCGTAAACGATAAAGACTTATTTCACTTTTCGTATCAAAGATATATTGAAAACTATCTTAGAAAAACTTTTGATTTTACAGGGGTACCAATAATATTTTTGATAAAAGAGAAAGGGGAAAAGGCTTGA
- the plsY gene encoding glycerol-3-phosphate 1-O-acyltransferase PlsY: protein MKALQILIVLAVGYLLGSVLPALIIGKMLNGVDIRKYGSGNPGTTNVLRTMGIGPAILVFAIDVLKGVVAALFAKIVMPDDVVLGVTLAGFAVICGHNWPLYFGFRGGKAVATSIGVALVATPVITLVVIPLALVVLVLTRYMSLTGITGSILYFFAVLIFAREYWFLALVIMIVVIFRHRENIKRLLNGTERRVGERVKLR, encoded by the coding sequence ATGAAAGCACTTCAGATTTTGATTGTGCTTGCTGTAGGGTATTTGCTTGGGAGTGTACTGCCTGCTCTCATAATTGGTAAGATGTTAAATGGAGTTGATATCAGAAAATATGGCAGTGGTAATCCGGGCACTACAAATGTCCTTCGCACAATGGGGATAGGTCCTGCTATTCTGGTATTTGCCATTGACGTTCTAAAAGGGGTTGTTGCAGCTTTATTTGCTAAGATTGTCATGCCGGATGATGTTGTTCTGGGCGTCACACTTGCCGGATTTGCAGTTATCTGCGGTCATAACTGGCCTTTGTATTTTGGATTCAGAGGAGGAAAGGCAGTTGCAACATCCATTGGTGTTGCGCTTGTTGCAACGCCTGTTATTACTCTTGTTGTAATACCCCTTGCACTGGTTGTGCTTGTATTGACAAGATATATGTCTTTGACAGGTATAACAGGCAGTATCTTGTATTTCTTTGCTGTTTTAATATTTGCAAGAGAGTACTGGTTTTTAGCACTTGTCATAATGATTGTCGTTATATTCCGTCACAGAGAAAACATTAAGAGGCTTTTGAACGGGACCGAAAGAAGAGTTGGAGAGAGGGTAAAACTGCGCTGA
- a CDS encoding class I SAM-dependent methyltransferase: MKSYDSIAVYYRKFYNVFFDRVSIIRFLKKIFYKFNISKKSKILDVGCGTGSLLRLLARMGFGHLYGVDRSSRMIKIAGCVLLSDNVKLYNEDFLKFDSKHRFDVILSTVDVLNHIDRKHLLKYLKKVKKLLSGDGIFIFDLNTQEYLERLAKRKKAVKRIKDMLLYWKFNKAGQKIIIHFSVIDRNRTVYDKIIQYIYREEEVEKLLEKSGFLIVEKVYDYKSSVKTSFCSKVCYVCKKI, translated from the coding sequence ATGAAATCCTATGACAGTATTGCAGTCTATTACAGGAAGTTTTACAATGTGTTCTTTGACAGAGTGTCAATTATTCGATTTTTAAAAAAGATATTTTATAAGTTCAATATCTCAAAAAAGTCAAAAATACTGGACGTGGGATGCGGAACAGGTTCTCTTTTGCGTTTGCTTGCCAGAATGGGGTTTGGACATCTCTACGGTGTTGACAGGTCAAGCCGGATGATAAAAATAGCCGGATGTGTACTCTTATCTGACAATGTAAAGCTTTATAATGAAGATTTTTTGAAGTTTGACTCAAAGCACAGGTTTGATGTTATACTTTCTACAGTGGATGTCTTAAATCATATTGATAGAAAGCATTTGTTGAAATATTTGAAGAAGGTAAAAAAATTACTGTCCGGGGATGGCATATTTATATTTGATTTAAACACACAGGAATATTTAGAAAGATTAGCCAAAAGAAAAAAGGCAGTAAAGAGAATAAAAGATATGCTGCTTTACTGGAAGTTCAATAAAGCAGGGCAAAAGATCATCATCCACTTTTCTGTTATTGATAGGAACAGGACTGTATACGATAAAATCATTCAGTACATCTATCGTGAGGAAGAAGTAGAAAAGCTGCTTGAAAAAAGTGGCTTTTTGATAGTCGAAAAGGTCTATGATTATAAAAGTTCTGTTAAAACCTCTTTTTGTTCAAAGGTGTGTTACGTATGTAAAAAGATTTGA
- the hslO gene encoding Hsp33 family molecular chaperone HslO codes for MARILRALSKDKNVAIFIMDSTDIVEEARRIHNLPPIPTAALGRLLTAASMMGVMLKGEKHTLSIQISCSGILKGLVAVSDSKGNVKGYVKNKEVLTEINQAGKLNVRGAIGDGTLTVIKDLGLKEPYIGQIELVSGEIAEDLTHYFVLSEQIPSAVALGVLIDTDESVKSAGGFIIQLLPETPEGLIEKLEERIKNFSNISSVLAEKDIMQITAQLFGDIEYEVLDEYFPGYKCDCSKEKVESIIPLLTDEEISDDRIEVVCSFCEKRYYFTKEEAFRIKYGAKE; via the coding sequence ATGGCAAGAATTCTAAGGGCACTGTCAAAGGATAAGAATGTGGCAATTTTTATCATGGATTCTACAGATATAGTCGAAGAAGCAAGAAGAATACATAATCTGCCTCCTATTCCAACAGCTGCTCTTGGCAGACTTCTGACGGCTGCATCAATGATGGGTGTGATGTTGAAAGGAGAAAAGCATACTCTTTCAATTCAGATCTCCTGCAGCGGTATTCTGAAAGGACTGGTTGCAGTTTCTGATTCAAAGGGAAATGTCAAAGGCTATGTGAAAAACAAAGAGGTTCTGACAGAGATAAACCAGGCCGGTAAGCTAAATGTCAGAGGAGCAATAGGAGATGGTACACTTACAGTGATAAAAGATTTAGGTTTGAAAGAACCCTACATTGGTCAGATAGAACTTGTATCGGGTGAGATTGCTGAAGATTTAACACACTATTTTGTATTGTCAGAACAGATTCCATCTGCTGTTGCACTTGGTGTTTTGATAGATACTGACGAAAGTGTGAAATCAGCAGGCGGTTTTATAATTCAACTTTTGCCTGAAACTCCGGAAGGCTTAATTGAAAAACTTGAAGAAAGGATTAAAAATTTTTCAAATATTTCATCTGTACTGGCAGAGAAAGATATTATGCAAATAACTGCACAGCTTTTTGGCGACATCGAATATGAGGTTTTGGATGAGTATTTTCCAGGCTACAAATGTGACTGTTCCAAAGAGAAAGTAGAGAGCATAATTCCTCTTCTCACTGATGAAGAAATTTCAGATGACAGAATAGAAGTTGTTTGCAGCTTTTGCGAGAAAAGATACTATTTCACTAAGGAAGAGGCTTTCAGAATTAAATATGGCGCAAAAGAATGA